The following proteins come from a genomic window of Planctomycetota bacterium:
- the pdxA gene encoding 4-hydroxythreonine-4-phosphate dehydrogenase PdxA, whose protein sequence is MSDVRPTIGITMGDPAGIGAEVVVKALADPALRAEARFVIYGMNELLAYAADLAEINPYWWRVQHDQARIGPDMVHDVTVLDYDEYTLLGPNTPQATRQGGEASMSFLNDAIDAAQRPPGDPGRLDAIVTGPICKESWFLAGHRKYPGHTELFAARTQSRRSVMMFCSPKLNVALATIHLPLMDIRNVLTIGRVFDPIDLGHAALKAMGVEEPVIGVCGLNPHAGEHGLFGDEEERLIAPAITMAREQGIDARGPFPADTLFIEASRHRYDLIVAMYHDQGLIPLKMLAFDEAVNVTLGLPIIRTSVDHGTAFDIVGQNKASARPMAAAIRLAIAMTKMRAK, encoded by the coding sequence ATGAGCGATGTACGTCCGACAATCGGGATCACGATGGGCGACCCGGCGGGGATCGGGGCGGAGGTCGTGGTTAAGGCGCTGGCGGATCCGGCGCTGCGGGCGGAGGCGCGCTTCGTCATTTACGGGATGAACGAATTGCTGGCGTACGCGGCGGACCTGGCGGAGATCAATCCGTACTGGTGGCGCGTGCAGCACGATCAGGCGCGGATCGGGCCGGACATGGTGCATGATGTGACCGTGCTCGATTACGACGAGTACACGCTGCTCGGCCCCAACACGCCGCAGGCGACGCGTCAGGGGGGCGAGGCGTCGATGTCGTTTTTGAATGACGCGATTGATGCGGCGCAGCGCCCGCCCGGCGATCCGGGGCGGCTCGATGCGATCGTGACCGGGCCGATCTGCAAGGAATCGTGGTTCCTGGCGGGGCATCGCAAGTATCCGGGCCACACCGAGCTTTTCGCCGCGCGGACGCAGAGCCGGCGGAGTGTGATGATGTTCTGCTCGCCGAAGCTCAATGTCGCGCTGGCGACGATTCACCTGCCGTTGATGGACATCCGCAACGTGCTGACGATCGGGCGCGTGTTCGATCCGATCGATCTGGGGCACGCGGCGCTGAAGGCGATGGGCGTCGAGGAGCCGGTCATCGGCGTGTGCGGCCTCAATCCGCACGCCGGCGAGCACGGGCTGTTCGGCGACGAGGAGGAACGCCTCATCGCGCCCGCCATCACCATGGCGCGCGAGCAGGGCATCGACGCCCGCGGACCGTTCCCCGCCGACACGCTTTTCATCGAAGCGTCGCGCCATCGCTACGACCTGATCGTCGCCATGTATCACGATCAGGGCCTCATCCCGCTCAAGATGCTCGCCTTCGACGAAGCGGTGAACGTCACGCTCGGCCTGCCCATCATCCGCACCAGCGTCGACCACGGCACGGCCTTCGACATCGTCGGACAAAACAAGGC